Genomic DNA from Arthrobacter sp. B1I2:
GTCCCACATCCAGCCGCAGGGACCCCGCAGCTTCAGCCGCCACCGTCTTCCAGTCCCTGAACAGTTCCCGCGCCGCGGGGTCCAGGATGGTCCAGCGGGTGAGGTTGCGCTCCGCGGGCGGCAGCGCCGGAAAGTCGGCGAACAGCAGGAACGCCATCCTGTTTCCTGCCAGGACGTCGCTGCGCCGGCCCAGCACCATCGCGGGCACATCCCCCACCGCGTCGAGGAGTTGCCGCAGTGCCGGGCGGACGCCCTGCACTGCATTGGCGCCGGGCTCGCGGGGGGCGCCGGCGCAGTTCTCGAGCAGGTCCATCATGTGCGCATGTTCGCTGCTGTCCAGGCGAAGCGCCCGGGCCACCGCATCCAGGACCGTGCGTGACGGGTGGATGTTGCGGCCCTGTTCCAGCCGGACGTAGTAGTCGGTGCTGACCCCGGCCAGCCGGGCCACTTCCTCCCGCCGGAGGCCTGGAACCCTGCGTGCGCCCGTACTGGGGCCGGTCCCCGCAACGTCGGGGCTCAGCCGCGACCGCATGGCCTTGAGGAATTTTCCGAACTCGGCGCTTTGACCCATGGAGACCATTGTGCCCCCGATGGATGCCTTGCTCTACAACGAAGGTAGGACTGCCGGTCCTAGGAAAAACAGGAACAGCCTTGTCTGCTGACTTGATGGGAAAAAGTGCATAGGCTCAGGAGTGAGCCGGCGGAAACCGCTTTCTCAATGTCGAGCAGCCGGCACCAATCGTTCCAGCCTCAAATCGTTTCAGCACCATCACGTTCCAAGGAGCACACCATGTCAGAGCTGACACTCAACAACGGCGTCACCATTCCGCAGCTTGGCTTCGGCGTTTTCCAGGTCCCGCCGGAAGACACCCAGCGGACCGTGGAGGACGCCCTGGAAGCGGGCTACCGCCACATCGACACCGCCGCCGCCTACCGCAACGAGGCCGGAGTGGGGGCAGCGCTGGCCGCTACCGGAATCTCCCGCGAGGACATCTTCGTCACCACCAAGCTCCGCAACGGCGAGCAGGCCCGGGCGCAGGAGGCCTTCCAGAACAGCCGCAAGGCACTGGGCCTGGACTTCATCGACCTCTACCTCATCCACTGGCCGGTCCCGTCGCAGGGGCTGTTCGTCCAGGCCTGGAAGGAGATGGAGCGGCTTTACGAGAACAAGGAAATCCGCGCCATCGGCGTCTCCAACTTCCTCTCCGACCACCTGGACACGCTGCTGGAGTCGGCTGAAACCGTGCCGGCCGTTAACCAGATCGAGCTGCACCCCAGCTACCAGCAGGCGGACCTTGCGGCGAAGTGCCGGAGCCTGGGCATCGCCGTGGAGTCTTACAGCCCGCTGGGGCAGGGCGGGGACCTGAACGGAAACGCCGTCACGGCAATCGCCGGCGCGCACAACGCCAGCACGGCCCAGGTGGTGCTCGCCTGGCACCTTGCCAACGGAAACATCGTCATTCCCAAATCGGCAAACCCGGACAGGATCCGGGAAAACTTCGCAGCCTCGTCCCTGAAGCTGTCCCAGGACGAACTGGCCGCCATCACCGCCCTGGAGTCCGGCGCCCGCATTGGCTCCGATCCCGCCGTCGCCGCCTTCACCCAGATGTAGGTTTCCCACAGGCTCCACCACCGGCATTCCATCCGCCGGCAGGCATCGCCACCGAAAGGATTTTCCATGCAGTACACCCACCTGGGCCGCTCCGGCCTGAAAGTCTCCCGCCTCTGCCTGGGCACCATGAACTTCGGCCCCCAGACGGAGGAGGCGGACGCCCACAGCATCATGGACTCGGCCCACGAGGCCGGCATCAACTTCTTCGACACCGCCAATGTCTATGGCGGCGTGGACCACCGCGGCTGGACTGAGGAAATCATCGGCCGCTGGTTCGCCAAGGGCGGCGAGCGCCGTGAGCACACCGTGCTGGCCACCAAGCTCTACGGCACCATGACGGACCGGCCCAATGAATCCAAACTCTCGGCGCTGAACATCCGCCGGGCACTGGATGCCAGCCTCAAGCGCCTGCAGACCGACTACATCGACGTGTACCAGTTCCACCACATCGATCGCGATACTCCGTGGGATGAGATCTGGCAGGCCATCGAAGTGGCCGTGCAGCAGGGGAAGATCCTGTACTCGGGCAGCAGCAACTTCGCCGGCTGGCACATCGCCCAGGCGCAGGAAGCCGCCCGTCGGCGGAACTACACCGGCCTGGTCAGCGAGCAGTCCATCTACAACCTGTTCATGCGCCAGGTGGAACTGGAGGTCATCCCGGCCGCGCAGCAGTACGGCCTGGGCCTCATCCCCTGGTCGCCGCTGCAGGGCGGACTCCTGGGCGGTGTCCTGAAGAAGGAACGCGAGGGCGTGCGGCGCACCGAAGGACGGGCTGCAGAAACGCTGAAGAAGCACCAGGACCAGATCCGCCAGTACGAGGACTTCGCCGACGAACTGGGGCATGAACCCGGCGATGTTGCCCTGGCCTGGCTCCTGCACCAGCCTGCCGTGACCGCCCCGATCGTGGGTCCGCGGACGCAGGAACAGCTGGACGCTGCCATCCGGGCCCTGGACGTCACGCTGGATGCCGATGCGCTTAAGAAGCTGGACGACATCTTCCCCGGACACCGAACGGCACCGGAAGACTACGCGTGGTAACCCCGGCAGCGGCCGATACGGTGGCGCCCAGGAGCATCCTTTTCATCGGCGGCACCGGGGTCATCAGCGCGGCGGCGGCGGAACGCGCCGTCGCGCTGGGCCACCGGCTGACCATCCTGAACCGGGGCCAGTCCACCAGGCCGGTCCCGGACGGGACGGAAGTGCTGCACGCGGATGTCCGCGATGCCGCGTCGGTCCGGGAGGTCCTGGGCGGCAGGGAGTTCGACGCCGTCGCGGACTTCATCTCCTACACCCCGGACCAGGCGCAAACAAGCATGGACCTGTTCCGGGAGCGGACCGGCCAGTACGTCTTCATCAGCTCCGCCTCCGCGTACCAGAAGCCACCCACCAGGCTGCCCATCCTGGAGTCAACGCCGCTGAAAAACCCCTTCTGGCAGTACTCCCGGGACAAGATCGCATGCGAGGAACTGCTCTACCGGGCCTACCGGGAGCAGGACTTTCCACTGACCGTAATCCGGCCATCGCACACCTACGACCGCACCAAGATTGCCATGGTGGGCGGCTGGACGGACATCCACCGCATGCGCAGCGGCCTTCCGGTGATGGTCCATGGCGACGGCACCTCGCTGTGGACGCTGACACACAGCAGGGACTTCGCCAAGGCATTCGTCGGCCTGCTGGGAAGGCCGCAGGCGGTGGGCGAAAGCTACACCATCACCTCGGATGAGTACCTGCCCTGGAACCAGATCTATCGGCTCTTTGCCAGGGCAGCAGGTGTGCGGGAACCGGAACTGGTTCACGTGGCGTCGGAAACCATCGCCGCCCACGACCAGGAACTGGGCTCCAACCTCCTGGGCGACCGGTCCCATTCGGTGGTCTTTGACAACACCAAGATCAAGTCCCTGGTCCCGGACTACACCGCCACCATCCCGTTCGCGGACGGGGCCCGGGAGATTGTCGAGTGGTACGACAGCCACCCGGAGTTGCAGCAGGTGAATGAGGCCTACATGCAGCTCTCCGACAAGCTCACCAGCTGGTCCCGGCAGGGCGCCTGAACCGGCTTTCCCGGCGCCGCTGGCCTGCCGTATCCGGCGGCAGGCCAGGGGGCAGGTCGGCGGCGAGGCCGGCACCCAATGGTGACTGTGCTAATTTCGGCGCATGACGTTGCCCCCTTCCGAACAACCCGTCGTCGATACACCTGTTGCGGCCGCCATCGGACTCCTGGCCAGGCAGGGTTTCGACGCAACGTCCGTTGAGGAACTTGCAGAGGCTTCGGGCATGAGCCGCAGCACGTTCTTCCGGCGATTCGGGTCCAAGGAGGACGTTGTCTTCGCTGACCATGAGCGGATCCTGAGCCAGGTGAACCACCGGCTCGCGGAATCGAGGCTGGAGCCCCTGGCCGCCGTTGCGGACGCGGCATTGCTGGTCTTCGACCACCACCTGCGCAACCGGGAAACGTCGCGTGCCCGGTACGAACTTCTGCAGGCGGTTCCGGCCCTGCGGGACCGGGAGCTGGTCACCTCGCATCGGTACGAGCGGGCGTTCCTGCAGTACCTGAATGACAAGCTGCCCCGGGACGGGCGGCGCGGGTACAAGGCCGTGGCCTTCGCCGCAGCCGTGGTGGCCGTGCATAACGCCTTCCTTCGGCAGTGGCTGCGCGCCTCGCCCGAGGCCGCGGAAGCAGCGGATGGCGACCGGAAAAGGGCCGCAGCCCTCGCGGGCGAACTCCGGTCCCTGGCGGAAACCTTCAGGCCCGCACTCCTTGCCGCCACTGCTGCCACCGAACCGGCGCGGACCGTCGTCGTGACCGTCCTTCCGGGCTCGGCCGATAAGGAAGCGGTGGCCCAAGCGGTCCGGGACGCACTTCCCTGAGGACCAATTTCCGGCTGATACTCAGTTTCTTGACGTGGAACTGCGTTTCAATGCATCCTTAGTTCCTGTGGTCCAAGCCACATGGTTGCGGTGGTCCCACCACCATTGATTCAGAGGATGCAGATACATGACGACGACGTCGCCCGCCCACGTGCCCACGCGCACCGGACGCTCCACCAGCTTCCCTGCCGGCACCGTGGAGCCGGGCTACCTCCTGACCGAGGCCCTGGGGACGGATCCGGCGTCCGTCCTGGCCGGCGTCAGCGACGAGGACCGAGCCTACTGGGACCGCGCGCGCCGCTTCGTCCAGGATGAGGTCCTCCCCGTCATCGATGGCTACTGGGAACGCGGTGAGTATCCGCTGCACCTGCTCCGGCGCCTGGGTGAACTGGACCTGCTGCGCGACGGCGTTCCGGTGGACGGCTTCGCTCCGATGAGCAGCATGGCCGCCGGACTGGTGAACATGGAAATAAGCCGCGGTGACGGCTCCGTGGCAACAATGATCGCGGTCCAGGGCGGCCTGGCCCTGCGGTCCGTTGCCGAATGCGGGTCTGCGGCGCAGCGGGAGCGCTGGCTGCCGGCGATCGCCAGCGGCACCGAGTACGCGGCGTTCGCGCTGACGGAGCCCACCCACGGCTCCGACTCGGTGGCCCTGGAAAGCACGGCGACCCGTACTGACGGCGGTTTCCTGCTCAACGGTGAGAAGAAGTGGATCGGCAACGGCTCTATCGGCGGCGTCAGCATCGTGTGGGCGCGGGGTGAGGACGGCCAGGTCCACGGCTACCTGGTTCCGCAGGACTCCCCCGGGTACACCGCGACCAAAATCGAAGGCAAACTTGCCCTGCGTGCCATCTGGCAGGCCCACATCAGGCTGGAGGACGTCTTCGTCCCGGAAGGGAACGTCCTTCCCGGCGCACGTACTTTCAAGGACACAGCCCGTGTGCTGCTGGCGACCCGACTGGGGGTGGCCTGGTCCGCCGTCGGCCACGCCACCGCCTGCTACGAAACGGCCGTCCAGTACGCCAAGCAGCGCAAGCAGTTCGGCCGGCCGCTGGCCGCCTCCCAGATCGTCCAGGAACGGTTGGCCCGGATGCTCAGCGAACTTGCCACCATGCAGCTGATGGTGGTGCAGATGACGCGCCTCGATGAGGCCGGAACGCTCACACCGGAGCAGGCATCGCTGGCCAAGTACACCTGCACCCGCACTGCGCGGGGCATCGCCTCCAACGCCCGCGACCTGCTGGGCGGCAACGGCATCCTCCTGGAAAACCGCGTGGCCCGGCACCTGGCCGATATTGAAGCCATCCACACCTACGAAGGCACCGAGACCATGCAGGCCCTGATCATCGGCCGGGGCATCACCGGCACCTCCGCCTTCGCCTGACCTCCGCCGCACCGCCACCCCGAAAGGACTGTTCTTGAACCAGAACGCCAACATCCCCGTCATTCTGAGCGGCGCCCGTACCCCGTTCGGCAGGTTCCGGGGCAGCCTCACGCCCTTCTCGTCCAGCCAACTGGGAGCTCATGCCATCCGGGCTGCGCTGGAACGGACCGGTGTGGCACCGGAACAAATCGGCGCCGTCATCGTGGGGCAGGTCATCCAGGCCGGAGCCGGGCAGGGCCCTGCCAGGCAGGCCAGCCTGGCCGCCGGAATAGGCTGGGACGTCCCCACCGTCACCATCAACAAGCTCTGCCTGTCCGGGCTGACGGCCGTGATTGACGCAGCCCGGATGATCCGCACGGGGGAAGCCGACTTTATTGTCGCCGCCGGCCAGGAGTCGATGACCAACGCACCGCACCTGGTCCCCGGGCTTCGCGCCGGCGTCGTCATCGGTGATGCTCCCATACTTGACTCCCTGAACCACGACGGACTGCAGGACCCGGTCAGCGGCAAGCTGATGGGCGAGGCCACCGACGCCGGCAATGCGGGGCGCGGGATCACCCGTACCGAGCAGGACGCCGTGGCGGCACGCTCCCACCAGCGCGCCGAAGCAGCCCGCGCTGCCGGGGTGCTGGCCGAGGAAATCGCGCCGATCCAGGTGCCGCAGCGCAAGGGCCCTGCCGTAACCCTCGAGCATGACGAGGGC
This window encodes:
- a CDS encoding helix-turn-helix domain-containing protein, which encodes MGQSAEFGKFLKAMRSRLSPDVAGTGPSTGARRVPGLRREEVARLAGVSTDYYVRLEQGRNIHPSRTVLDAVARALRLDSSEHAHMMDLLENCAGAPREPGANAVQGVRPALRQLLDAVGDVPAMVLGRRSDVLAGNRMAFLLFADFPALPPAERNLTRWTILDPAARELFRDWKTVAAEAAGSLRLDVGRHPNDPQANHLVGELAVHSEHFRQWWAGHRVATRAAGTVRLHHPAVGDLELNFENLVLPEDPDQTLRVYSARPGSPSSDALALLGSLGAAPDVDRNRDAAAVPESGEAG
- a CDS encoding aldo/keto reductase, with the protein product MSELTLNNGVTIPQLGFGVFQVPPEDTQRTVEDALEAGYRHIDTAAAYRNEAGVGAALAATGISREDIFVTTKLRNGEQARAQEAFQNSRKALGLDFIDLYLIHWPVPSQGLFVQAWKEMERLYENKEIRAIGVSNFLSDHLDTLLESAETVPAVNQIELHPSYQQADLAAKCRSLGIAVESYSPLGQGGDLNGNAVTAIAGAHNASTAQVVLAWHLANGNIVIPKSANPDRIRENFAASSLKLSQDELAAITALESGARIGSDPAVAAFTQM
- a CDS encoding aldo/keto reductase, producing MQYTHLGRSGLKVSRLCLGTMNFGPQTEEADAHSIMDSAHEAGINFFDTANVYGGVDHRGWTEEIIGRWFAKGGERREHTVLATKLYGTMTDRPNESKLSALNIRRALDASLKRLQTDYIDVYQFHHIDRDTPWDEIWQAIEVAVQQGKILYSGSSNFAGWHIAQAQEAARRRNYTGLVSEQSIYNLFMRQVELEVIPAAQQYGLGLIPWSPLQGGLLGGVLKKEREGVRRTEGRAAETLKKHQDQIRQYEDFADELGHEPGDVALAWLLHQPAVTAPIVGPRTQEQLDAAIRALDVTLDADALKKLDDIFPGHRTAPEDYAW
- a CDS encoding NAD-dependent epimerase/dehydratase family protein, which produces MVTPAAADTVAPRSILFIGGTGVISAAAAERAVALGHRLTILNRGQSTRPVPDGTEVLHADVRDAASVREVLGGREFDAVADFISYTPDQAQTSMDLFRERTGQYVFISSASAYQKPPTRLPILESTPLKNPFWQYSRDKIACEELLYRAYREQDFPLTVIRPSHTYDRTKIAMVGGWTDIHRMRSGLPVMVHGDGTSLWTLTHSRDFAKAFVGLLGRPQAVGESYTITSDEYLPWNQIYRLFARAAGVREPELVHVASETIAAHDQELGSNLLGDRSHSVVFDNTKIKSLVPDYTATIPFADGAREIVEWYDSHPELQQVNEAYMQLSDKLTSWSRQGA
- a CDS encoding TetR/AcrR family transcriptional regulator, with product MTLPPSEQPVVDTPVAAAIGLLARQGFDATSVEELAEASGMSRSTFFRRFGSKEDVVFADHERILSQVNHRLAESRLEPLAAVADAALLVFDHHLRNRETSRARYELLQAVPALRDRELVTSHRYERAFLQYLNDKLPRDGRRGYKAVAFAAAVVAVHNAFLRQWLRASPEAAEAADGDRKRAAALAGELRSLAETFRPALLAATAATEPARTVVVTVLPGSADKEAVAQAVRDALP
- a CDS encoding acyl-CoA dehydrogenase family protein translates to MTTTSPAHVPTRTGRSTSFPAGTVEPGYLLTEALGTDPASVLAGVSDEDRAYWDRARRFVQDEVLPVIDGYWERGEYPLHLLRRLGELDLLRDGVPVDGFAPMSSMAAGLVNMEISRGDGSVATMIAVQGGLALRSVAECGSAAQRERWLPAIASGTEYAAFALTEPTHGSDSVALESTATRTDGGFLLNGEKKWIGNGSIGGVSIVWARGEDGQVHGYLVPQDSPGYTATKIEGKLALRAIWQAHIRLEDVFVPEGNVLPGARTFKDTARVLLATRLGVAWSAVGHATACYETAVQYAKQRKQFGRPLAASQIVQERLARMLSELATMQLMVVQMTRLDEAGTLTPEQASLAKYTCTRTARGIASNARDLLGGNGILLENRVARHLADIEAIHTYEGTETMQALIIGRGITGTSAFA
- a CDS encoding acetyl-CoA C-acetyltransferase yields the protein MNQNANIPVILSGARTPFGRFRGSLTPFSSSQLGAHAIRAALERTGVAPEQIGAVIVGQVIQAGAGQGPARQASLAAGIGWDVPTVTINKLCLSGLTAVIDAARMIRTGEADFIVAAGQESMTNAPHLVPGLRAGVVIGDAPILDSLNHDGLQDPVSGKLMGEATDAGNAGRGITRTEQDAVAARSHQRAEAARAAGVLAEEIAPIQVPQRKGPAVTLEHDEGIRPETTAGSLAQLRPAFSKEETATITAGSSSPLSDGAAALVIASKAAAEAAGLEWIAEIGAHGQTAGPDGSLHSQPARAIERALKDEGLTVQDLDLVEINEAFASVLIQSANDLGIETGAVNAEGGAIALGHPVGASGARLVLHQALALKRRGGGTGVVALCGGGGQGDALILKA